A stretch of the Serratia marcescens genome encodes the following:
- a CDS encoding alpha/beta hydrolase, with amino-acid sequence MFLSNRHFISALLALAIGLWLPGSALARPDLERKIGTTVADSDSADYRFSDLRFTSADGQRHYRVRIAQPRRAPAPGGYPTVYFLDGNAVLMELNAALLAKLAAAKRPPVLIMIGYDNDLRIDAAGRAYDYTLPLPAGMKKPPRASGGADAFLQLIETRIKPAIAAKLAVDPQRQTLWGHSYGGLFVLHTLFTHPTTFQRYIAVEPSLWWGNGMILQEAQQMTERRAVPETETRLQLWVGLAERDRATPPGVKSPILPADAVHLLAEQLTQLGGLTVGYREWPALGHGAMLGAAIEPALSSVIAED; translated from the coding sequence ATGTTCTTGTCCAACCGGCATTTTATCTCCGCGCTTCTGGCACTCGCCATCGGCCTTTGGCTGCCGGGCTCCGCGCTGGCCAGGCCCGATTTGGAACGCAAGATCGGCACTACCGTAGCCGATAGCGATTCTGCGGATTACCGTTTCAGCGATCTGCGCTTCACCTCCGCCGATGGCCAACGGCATTACCGCGTTCGCATCGCCCAGCCGCGTCGGGCGCCTGCGCCTGGCGGCTATCCAACGGTTTATTTCCTCGACGGCAATGCGGTACTGATGGAGTTAAACGCCGCCTTACTGGCCAAATTGGCCGCGGCGAAGCGGCCGCCGGTGCTGATAATGATCGGCTATGACAACGATCTGCGCATCGATGCCGCCGGCCGCGCCTACGACTATACGCTCCCTCTGCCGGCAGGCATGAAGAAACCGCCGCGGGCCAGCGGAGGCGCGGATGCGTTCCTGCAATTGATTGAAACTCGGATCAAACCGGCGATTGCCGCCAAACTGGCGGTCGATCCGCAGCGGCAAACGCTGTGGGGCCACTCCTATGGCGGGCTCTTCGTTCTGCACACGTTGTTCACCCATCCCACCACCTTCCAGCGCTACATCGCCGTAGAACCCTCGCTGTGGTGGGGCAACGGCATGATCTTGCAAGAAGCGCAGCAGATGACGGAACGACGTGCGGTGCCGGAGACGGAGACAAGGTTACAACTGTGGGTTGGCCTGGCGGAACGCGATCGCGCGACCCCGCCCGGCGTGAAGAGCCCCATTCTGCCGGCAGACGCGGTGCATTTGCTGGCCGAACAGCTGACGCAGCTCGGCGGTCTCACCGTCGGCTATCGGGAATGGCCCGCCTTGGGGCACGGCGCTATGCTGGGTGCGGCCATCGAGCCGGCGCTAAGCAGCGTCATCGCAGAGGACTGA
- a CDS encoding queuosine precursor transporter, which translates to MEPNQKFKLLGFTRHGTIAANVMVLATGKTITMGLNELADSEISEDLSRHELQALYRKLYGDNQQKTAYELSDRHERSWYAYLIITVALSVIYIFSTLCGVKPIQIPVLNLITPPAIFIYPLTFILVDILNEFYGLRLARRTIIISFIANLTFVLGVWVTTLVPSIPQWEYSETYNGIVHSIMAVLVASSAAYLISENVNSYLLCKIKELTNSRYLFVRVITSTVVASAIDSVVFCTLAFYNVLSWDIIKTMILSQFLIKVVYALLGVGPIYATRSLFNRYINTEQAKGNEYAYPKAR; encoded by the coding sequence ATGGAACCGAATCAGAAGTTCAAGCTGTTGGGCTTCACCCGGCATGGCACCATCGCGGCCAATGTCATGGTCTTGGCCACCGGCAAAACCATTACCATGGGGCTGAATGAGCTGGCCGACAGCGAAATATCAGAAGATCTGAGCCGGCACGAGCTGCAGGCGCTGTACCGCAAACTCTATGGCGACAACCAACAAAAAACCGCCTACGAGCTCAGCGATCGCCACGAACGCTCCTGGTACGCCTACCTGATTATTACCGTGGCGCTCAGCGTGATTTATATTTTCTCAACGCTGTGCGGCGTCAAACCGATCCAAATCCCGGTGCTGAATCTCATCACGCCGCCGGCGATCTTCATTTACCCGCTCACGTTCATTCTGGTGGATATCCTCAACGAATTCTATGGCTTACGGCTGGCCAGGCGCACCATCATCATCTCGTTTATCGCCAATCTGACCTTCGTCCTGGGAGTTTGGGTAACGACGCTGGTGCCAAGCATTCCGCAGTGGGAGTACAGCGAGACCTACAACGGCATCGTGCACAGCATCATGGCGGTGCTGGTGGCCTCGTCGGCGGCCTATCTGATCTCCGAGAATGTCAACTCCTACCTGCTCTGCAAAATCAAAGAGTTGACCAACTCCCGCTACCTGTTTGTGCGCGTGATCACCAGCACCGTAGTGGCGTCGGCCATCGACAGCGTGGTGTTCTGTACGCTGGCGTTCTACAACGTGCTGAGCTGGGACATTATCAAAACCATGATCCTGTCGCAGTTCCTGATCAAGGTGGTTTACGCCCTGCTGGGCGTCGGGCCGATCTACGCCACCCGCAGTCTGTTTAACCGCTACATCAATACCGAACAAGCAAAAGGCAATGAATATGCATATCCAAAAGCAAGATAA
- a CDS encoding helix-turn-helix domain-containing protein produces MKTTNAQRKINIIKNIEYLMRTRGETKASFSNRSGLTRTTLYKILDGRVNNVQQSTVNRISDFFGVSCEEIEDYDLEKLELLNETLSTEGNKNPSAIPVIPQSRYLAVSQRKIGQLVTEFPLTYFFGDESNMLAMKIETEIKGSFIPGEVIIIKRPPVLICDSPLLYHSGKSGFFVVDDKDSESMDKRPQDTVQFLGYIVGERL; encoded by the coding sequence ATGAAAACCACCAACGCACAGCGCAAAATCAACATCATTAAAAATATTGAATATCTGATGCGTACACGCGGTGAAACCAAGGCTTCCTTTTCCAATCGCAGCGGCCTGACGCGCACGACTCTCTACAAAATTCTTGACGGAAGAGTGAACAACGTTCAGCAATCCACCGTGAATCGGATCTCCGATTTCTTCGGTGTCTCCTGTGAAGAGATCGAAGATTACGATCTGGAAAAGCTGGAGCTGCTCAACGAAACGCTGTCCACCGAAGGCAACAAGAACCCTTCCGCCATTCCGGTGATCCCGCAGTCGCGCTATCTGGCCGTCTCGCAGCGCAAAATCGGGCAACTGGTCACCGAGTTTCCTCTGACTTATTTCTTCGGCGATGAGTCGAACATGTTGGCAATGAAAATAGAGACCGAAATTAAAGGGTCATTTATTCCCGGCGAAGTCATCATCATCAAACGACCGCCGGTACTGATTTGCGATTCGCCTTTGCTGTATCACTCGGGAAAAAGTGGCTTCTTTGTGGTTGACGACAAAGACAGCGAAAGCATGGACAAACGCCCTCAGGACACCGTGCAATTCCTGGGTTACATCGTTGGAGAAAGGTTATAA
- a CDS encoding Hcp family type VI secretion system effector: MAMDMFLKVEGINGESKNANHRQWIDVFSFNWGARQPGNMAVGGGGGAGKVNFRDLTVQALIDKATPALLKYCSAGKHLAKVQLSLCKAGGQEVEYTRITLEDVLVTHTDFIGVEHGSTLGIEYSFQAGKVSMEYWEQAKQGSKGASVQMGWDIKQNKES; the protein is encoded by the coding sequence ATGGCAATGGATATGTTTTTAAAAGTTGAAGGCATTAATGGTGAATCGAAAAATGCGAATCACAGGCAATGGATCGATGTCTTCTCCTTTAACTGGGGCGCGCGGCAGCCTGGCAATATGGCCGTTGGCGGCGGCGGCGGTGCAGGTAAAGTGAACTTTCGCGATCTGACCGTACAGGCTCTGATAGATAAAGCGACACCTGCCTTATTGAAATACTGCTCGGCGGGTAAACATCTCGCCAAGGTACAGTTGTCTCTTTGCAAAGCCGGTGGGCAGGAAGTGGAGTATACCCGCATTACCTTGGAAGATGTATTGGTGACTCATACCGACTTCATCGGTGTCGAGCACGGTTCCACGCTAGGCATTGAATACTCTTTTCAGGCCGGTAAAGTGTCGATGGAATACTGGGAGCAAGCGAAGCAAGGCAGTAAAGGGGCTTCGGTGCAGATGGGCTGGGACATTAAGCAAAATAAAGAAAGCTAA
- a CDS encoding ATP-grasp fold amidoligase family protein produces the protein MKRQVIKFIVKQLAVLAPEFKARLLYKKAFGKPLNLQAPSTWNEKINHLKLNGYSQNALVKQCADKYAVRQYIKEKGCEEILNELYFACDSVNDIPWDALPDKFVIKGNHGSGYNLICQNKKLLNITSAKKLIDGWMKDDYWKTYVELNYKGIQKKIIGEKYIESANGHGPEDYKIYCFRGVPYCTLLCVGRDTGSPKYYFFDKDFKFLCYSDDCLALSQEEIDAFVKPEGYDELFEYASRLSAPFEFVRVDFYISKGQIIFGELTFTPSAGLDTDILPPTDVLLGEMLTLQQH, from the coding sequence ATGAAAAGACAAGTCATTAAATTTATTGTAAAGCAGCTGGCCGTATTGGCTCCCGAATTCAAGGCCAGATTGCTCTACAAAAAAGCATTTGGCAAACCGTTAAACTTGCAGGCGCCATCCACCTGGAATGAAAAGATCAATCACCTGAAGTTGAATGGTTATAGTCAAAATGCGTTGGTGAAGCAGTGTGCAGATAAATATGCGGTAAGACAGTACATCAAAGAAAAAGGGTGCGAAGAGATCCTTAATGAATTGTACTTTGCCTGTGACTCAGTAAACGATATTCCGTGGGACGCATTACCGGACAAGTTTGTGATCAAAGGAAATCACGGTTCCGGGTATAACCTGATTTGCCAGAATAAAAAATTGCTGAATATCACGAGCGCCAAAAAATTGATCGATGGCTGGATGAAAGACGATTATTGGAAAACCTATGTAGAACTCAACTACAAAGGGATACAAAAAAAGATCATTGGGGAGAAATATATCGAATCGGCCAATGGTCACGGGCCTGAAGACTATAAAATCTATTGTTTTCGCGGTGTGCCTTACTGCACGTTGCTGTGTGTCGGCAGAGATACCGGGTCGCCGAAATATTACTTCTTCGACAAAGATTTCAAGTTTCTGTGCTACAGCGATGACTGCCTGGCTTTGAGCCAGGAAGAAATAGACGCCTTCGTGAAGCCAGAAGGCTACGATGAGCTGTTTGAGTACGCCTCACGCTTGTCCGCGCCCTTCGAGTTTGTTCGCGTTGATTTCTACATCTCCAAAGGCCAGATCATTTTCGGCGAGCTGACCTTTACCCCTTCCGCCGGGCTGGATACGGATATCCTGCCGCCGACCGATGTTTTGCTTGGCGAGATGTTGACGTTGCAACAGCACTGA
- the speF gene encoding ornithine decarboxylase SpeF, protein MKELKIATSASLVATIETLRQIVRVEQTDYTDVAAAVVSVADVNAGILARLQATGFDIPTFVAVEGDEHLSPDYLPFVSGVFALLAGASKPFYMAQLEAAADAYEQALLPPFFKTLKTYVEMENSTFACPGHQGGEFFRKHPAGRQFFDFYGETLFRSDMCNADVKLGDLLIHEGSAKDAQKHAARVFNADKTYFVLNGTSAANKVVTNALLTRGDLVLFDRNNHKSNHHGALIQAGATPVYLETARNPFGFIGGIDAHCFDERYLREQIREVAPEKAAAARPFRLAIIQLGTYDGTIYNARQVIDTIGHLCDYILFDSAWVGYEGFIPMLKECSPLLLELDEHDPGIFVTQSVHKQQAGFSQTSQIHKKDDHIKGQKRHCNHKHLNNAFMLHASTSPFYPLFAALDVNAKMHAGPAGRRMWMDCVKLGIETRKQLLTRCSQLKPFIPLQVAGKDWQDHDTDLIANDARFFTFVPGETWHGFEGYAQDQYLVDPCKLLLTTPGIDAATGQYTEFGVPATILANFLRENGIVPEKCDLNSILFLLTPAENPAKMEHLVAMLAQFERYVAEDAPLSVVLPTVYRKNEQRYRGYSIRRLCQEMHDLYVSFDVKQLQKEMFRQDHFPPVVMNPQDANVEFIRDNVELVPIGQAEGRIAAEGALPYPPGVLCVVPGEVWGGAVQRYFLALEEGINRLPGFSPELQGVYIEKKDHGWKRIFGYMIKP, encoded by the coding sequence ATGAAAGAATTGAAAATCGCGACCAGCGCCAGCCTGGTCGCCACCATTGAGACGCTGCGCCAGATCGTGCGCGTAGAGCAGACGGACTACACCGACGTGGCGGCGGCGGTGGTGTCGGTCGCCGACGTGAACGCCGGCATTCTGGCGCGCTTGCAGGCGACGGGGTTCGACATTCCGACCTTCGTGGCGGTGGAAGGGGACGAGCATCTCTCGCCGGACTATCTGCCGTTTGTCAGTGGGGTTTTCGCGCTGCTGGCTGGCGCCAGCAAGCCGTTCTACATGGCGCAGCTGGAGGCCGCCGCCGACGCCTACGAGCAGGCGCTGCTGCCGCCGTTCTTCAAAACGCTGAAGACCTACGTCGAGATGGAAAACTCGACCTTCGCCTGCCCAGGGCATCAGGGCGGCGAGTTCTTCCGCAAACACCCGGCCGGCCGGCAGTTCTTCGATTTCTACGGTGAAACCCTGTTCCGTTCCGATATGTGCAACGCCGACGTCAAGCTGGGCGATCTGCTGATCCACGAAGGCTCGGCCAAGGATGCGCAAAAGCACGCGGCGCGGGTGTTCAACGCCGATAAAACCTACTTCGTGCTCAACGGCACCTCGGCGGCCAATAAGGTGGTGACCAATGCGCTGCTGACCCGTGGCGATCTGGTGCTGTTCGATCGCAACAACCACAAATCCAACCACCACGGGGCGCTGATCCAGGCCGGCGCCACGCCGGTCTACCTGGAAACCGCCCGCAACCCGTTCGGCTTTATCGGCGGCATCGATGCGCACTGCTTCGACGAACGCTACCTGCGTGAGCAGATCCGCGAAGTGGCGCCGGAGAAGGCCGCGGCGGCGCGGCCGTTCCGGCTGGCGATCATTCAGCTCGGCACCTACGACGGCACGATTTACAACGCTCGCCAGGTGATCGACACCATCGGCCATCTGTGTGACTACATCCTGTTCGACTCCGCCTGGGTGGGCTACGAAGGCTTTATTCCGATGCTGAAAGAGTGCTCGCCGCTGCTGCTGGAGCTGGACGAGCACGATCCAGGCATTTTCGTCACCCAGTCGGTGCATAAACAGCAGGCGGGGTTCTCGCAGACCTCGCAGATCCACAAGAAAGACGATCATATCAAAGGGCAAAAGCGCCACTGCAACCACAAGCACCTGAACAACGCGTTCATGCTGCATGCGTCGACCAGCCCGTTCTATCCGCTGTTCGCCGCGCTGGACGTCAACGCCAAGATGCACGCCGGCCCCGCCGGGCGCCGCATGTGGATGGATTGCGTCAAACTGGGCATCGAGACCCGCAAACAGCTGCTCACGCGCTGTTCGCAGCTGAAGCCGTTTATTCCGCTGCAGGTGGCGGGCAAAGACTGGCAGGATCACGATACTGACCTTATTGCCAACGACGCGCGCTTCTTCACCTTCGTGCCGGGGGAAACGTGGCACGGCTTCGAAGGCTATGCCCAGGATCAGTATTTGGTGGATCCGTGCAAGCTGTTGCTGACCACGCCGGGCATCGACGCCGCGACCGGCCAATACACCGAGTTTGGCGTGCCGGCCACCATTCTGGCCAACTTCCTGCGCGAGAACGGCATCGTGCCGGAGAAGTGCGATCTCAACTCGATCCTGTTCCTGCTGACCCCGGCAGAAAACCCGGCCAAGATGGAGCACCTGGTGGCGATGCTGGCGCAGTTCGAGCGCTATGTTGCAGAGGACGCGCCGCTGAGCGTGGTGCTGCCGACGGTGTACCGCAAGAACGAGCAGCGCTACCGCGGTTACAGCATTCGCCGGCTGTGCCAGGAGATGCACGATCTGTACGTCAGCTTCGACGTCAAACAGCTGCAAAAGGAGATGTTCCGCCAGGATCATTTTCCGCCGGTAGTGATGAACCCGCAGGACGCCAACGTGGAGTTTATCCGCGATAACGTCGAGCTGGTGCCGATCGGCCAGGCGGAAGGGCGCATCGCGGCGGAAGGGGCCTTGCCGTACCCGCCGGGCGTGCTGTGCGTGGTGCCGGGCGAAGTGTGGGGCGGCGCGGTGCAGCGCTATTTCCTGGCGCTGGAAGAGGGCATCAACCGCCTGCCGGGCTTCTCGCCGGAGCTGCAGGGGGTCTACATCGAGAAAAAAGATCACGGCTGGAAGCGCATCTTCGGCTATATGATCAAGCCATAG
- a CDS encoding cytosine permease, which yields MIKIEDYPLTRVPQDKRVSFLSVAIVHMGMLTALDQFMLGAVLGNSMTLIDAFTAIFVGSLIFGVVTYGLGLAGMREGISGSLLARWCGFGRLGSVLIGVVVAVSLLGWFGIQNAIFAKSLDFALGNKLGFGLAAGLSGTLLTILVAFGFKALRIAARIAVPMFIMLVAFISVTALSGHNLQEIIQLAPPGEPLTISAGITIVVGGAIVASLMTPDLTRYSKNGKHVLGVTLFTIIAGEFVVNGLAILIAKTLGTADVVTIMSQAAGGAGLLVVVFSTLRVNDLNLYSSSLGIVNAVEGITGKKLKYTYTTLVIGILGTTLSVLGILDRFVDFLTVLGVVFPPIIGIMLVDYYLLRSHRKLLDESRRTGQLPSETPTIGWAAIVASIAGGVVGLATEWGVPTINSLVAASLLYWVLKLAFRRAQQPLASQKSL from the coding sequence GTGATAAAGATCGAAGATTATCCGCTCACCCGGGTGCCGCAGGATAAACGAGTTTCGTTTTTAAGCGTGGCCATCGTGCATATGGGCATGCTGACCGCGCTGGACCAGTTCATGCTCGGCGCCGTGCTCGGCAACTCCATGACGCTGATTGACGCCTTCACCGCCATTTTCGTCGGCAGCCTGATCTTCGGCGTGGTGACCTACGGCCTGGGGCTGGCGGGCATGCGCGAAGGCATTTCCGGCAGCCTGCTGGCGCGCTGGTGCGGCTTCGGCCGTCTGGGTTCGGTGCTGATCGGCGTAGTGGTGGCCGTCAGCCTGCTGGGTTGGTTCGGCATTCAGAACGCCATTTTCGCCAAGTCGCTCGACTTCGCGCTCGGCAACAAGCTGGGCTTCGGCCTGGCCGCCGGGCTCTCGGGCACGCTGTTGACCATCCTAGTGGCATTCGGCTTCAAGGCACTGCGCATCGCCGCCCGTATCGCGGTACCGATGTTTATCATGCTGGTGGCCTTTATTTCGGTGACCGCGCTTTCCGGCCATAACCTGCAGGAGATCATCCAGCTGGCGCCGCCGGGTGAACCGCTGACCATCAGCGCCGGCATCACCATCGTCGTTGGCGGCGCCATCGTGGCCAGCCTGATGACCCCCGATCTGACCCGTTACTCCAAAAACGGCAAGCATGTGCTCGGCGTCACGCTCTTCACCATCATCGCCGGCGAGTTCGTGGTGAACGGCCTGGCGATCCTGATAGCCAAAACCCTGGGCACTGCGGATGTGGTCACCATCATGTCGCAAGCGGCCGGCGGCGCCGGTTTGCTGGTGGTGGTGTTCTCCACCCTGCGCGTCAACGATCTCAACCTTTACTCTTCTTCGCTCGGCATCGTCAACGCGGTAGAAGGCATCACCGGCAAAAAGCTGAAGTACACCTACACCACGTTGGTGATCGGTATTCTGGGCACCACGCTGTCGGTACTGGGCATTCTTGACCGCTTTGTCGACTTCCTGACGGTGCTTGGCGTGGTCTTCCCGCCGATTATCGGCATCATGCTGGTGGACTATTATCTGCTGCGCAGCCACCGCAAGCTCCTGGACGAGAGCCGCCGTACCGGCCAGTTGCCGAGCGAAACGCCAACCATCGGCTGGGCGGCGATCGTCGCCAGCATCGCCGGCGGCGTCGTTGGCCTGGCGACCGAATGGGGCGTGCCGACCATCAATTCCCTGGTAGCCGCCAGCCTGCTGTATTGGGTGCTTAAACTGGCCTTCCGCCGGGCGCAACAACCGCTGGCCTCGCAGAAGTCGCTCTGA
- a CDS encoding lysine N(6)-hydroxylase/L-ornithine N(5)-oxygenase family protein translates to MNQRLDIIGIGLGPSNLSLAALGSEIEGFTGQFLERKPHFSWHPGMILADCSMQTNFLKDLVSAVAPTNRYSFLNYLVKNRKFYRFLTTEQRTASREEFADYLTWAAGGMGSLAFNQDVQRVEFDDRQRQFVVTTSNKVFHAKHVSIGIGKKIKLPDCVTAQSDRCFHASEMMLRNPDLTGKRVAIVGGGQSGADLFLNIFKGEWGQPEQLDWISRRNNYNALDEAAFANEYFTPDYVESFYSLDSAAKRHMLAEQKMTSDGITSESLLAIYRAMYHRFDVLREKLWVRLLPSRSLTAVKHTLDNAYQLETRHHLDHGEEAFKADVVIFATGYQSATPEFLEPLAHRLLTTADGEYRIAPDFTFEWEGPAENCLFAMNASMHNHGIADPQLSLMAWRSARILNRALDHKPFDLGTTPTAIQWRSESVPYAF, encoded by the coding sequence ATGAATCAGCGTTTGGATATCATCGGTATTGGCCTTGGCCCGTCGAATCTTAGCCTGGCGGCCTTAGGAAGTGAAATAGAGGGGTTTACAGGGCAATTTCTTGAACGCAAACCCCATTTCTCCTGGCACCCAGGGATGATCCTGGCAGATTGCAGCATGCAGACCAACTTTTTAAAAGATCTGGTGAGCGCGGTTGCCCCAACCAATCGCTACAGCTTTCTCAACTATCTGGTAAAAAACAGAAAGTTCTACCGCTTCCTGACAACGGAACAGCGCACCGCATCGCGTGAAGAGTTCGCCGATTACCTCACCTGGGCCGCCGGCGGAATGGGATCGTTGGCCTTCAATCAAGACGTTCAGCGGGTCGAATTTGACGATCGGCAGCGCCAGTTCGTGGTGACCACCTCGAATAAGGTCTTCCACGCCAAACACGTCAGCATAGGTATAGGCAAGAAAATAAAGTTGCCGGATTGTGTGACGGCACAAAGCGATCGCTGTTTCCACGCCAGCGAAATGATGCTGCGCAATCCCGATTTGACCGGCAAACGCGTGGCGATCGTCGGCGGCGGCCAGAGCGGCGCAGACCTGTTCCTGAATATTTTTAAAGGGGAATGGGGGCAGCCGGAGCAGCTCGACTGGATATCGCGCCGCAACAATTACAACGCGCTCGATGAAGCGGCCTTTGCCAACGAATACTTCACGCCCGATTACGTCGAGAGCTTTTACTCGCTGGATAGCGCGGCCAAGCGGCATATGCTGGCCGAACAGAAGATGACCTCAGACGGCATCACCAGTGAGTCGCTGTTGGCGATTTATCGCGCCATGTACCACCGCTTCGATGTCCTGCGCGAGAAATTATGGGTGCGCCTGCTGCCCAGCCGTTCGCTGACGGCCGTGAAACACACGCTGGATAACGCCTACCAACTCGAAACGCGTCATCATCTCGATCACGGCGAAGAAGCCTTCAAGGCGGACGTGGTGATCTTCGCCACCGGTTACCAATCGGCAACGCCAGAGTTCCTTGAGCCTTTGGCCCACCGTTTGCTGACCACTGCGGATGGCGAATACCGCATCGCCCCAGACTTTACCTTTGAGTGGGAAGGCCCGGCAGAGAACTGCTTATTCGCCATGAACGCCAGCATGCACAATCACGGCATCGCCGATCCGCAGTTGAGCCTGATGGCATGGCGATCGGCCCGCATTCTTAATCGGGCGTTAGACCACAAGCCATTTGATCTGGGAACCACGCCGACGGCCATTCAATGGCGCAGTGAAAGCGTGCCATACGCGTTTTAA
- a CDS encoding Hcp family type VI secretion system effector, which translates to MAIDMYMKVEGMTGESQDSNHKGWTDVLSFNWGASQPGNMAVGGGGGSGKVNYQDLRIQALIDKSTPAILKYCSSGKHVAKIELSVCKAGGNQVEYSKIVLEDVLVTQTDFNGVGQNDAIVVDYAFQASKVTMSYWEQGSSGTKGAESKSGWDIKQNKES; encoded by the coding sequence ATGGCAATTGATATGTATATGAAAGTTGAAGGAATGACAGGCGAGTCCCAAGACAGCAATCATAAAGGATGGACCGACGTACTTTCGTTTAACTGGGGCGCTTCACAGCCAGGAAATATGGCTGTCGGCGGTGGCGGCGGCTCCGGAAAAGTGAATTATCAAGACCTCCGTATTCAAGCGCTTATCGACAAATCTACGCCCGCCATTCTCAAATATTGTTCCAGTGGAAAACATGTCGCGAAAATAGAGCTTTCCGTATGCAAAGCGGGCGGCAACCAGGTGGAGTATTCCAAAATCGTTCTCGAAGACGTGCTGGTGACACAAACCGATTTTAATGGTGTAGGTCAAAATGATGCGATCGTGGTTGATTACGCCTTCCAGGCGTCAAAAGTCACTATGAGTTACTGGGAACAAGGCAGCAGCGGCACTAAAGGCGCGGAAAGCAAATCTGGTTGGGATATCAAGCAGAATAAAGAGAGCTGA
- a CDS encoding GNAT family N-acetyltransferase: MNINITDKPNPQDEEFVIDSLWAHNHKTQPVDIHPLFLTVTDDNQQIVGGLVARTWWGGLEVQYLWVGDQCRKCGYGRQLMELAEEEARKRGCHMAYVDTFDFQARGFYEKLGYRVYGELGDYAHRHTRHYLAKSL, encoded by the coding sequence ATGAATATTAATATCACCGACAAACCCAACCCGCAGGATGAAGAGTTCGTTATCGACAGCCTTTGGGCGCACAATCACAAAACCCAGCCCGTAGACATTCACCCGCTGTTCCTGACCGTCACCGACGACAATCAGCAGATCGTCGGCGGCCTGGTCGCACGCACCTGGTGGGGCGGTCTGGAAGTGCAGTATCTGTGGGTTGGCGATCAATGCCGCAAATGCGGATACGGCCGCCAATTGATGGAGTTGGCCGAAGAAGAAGCCCGCAAGCGCGGTTGCCATATGGCCTATGTCGACACCTTCGATTTCCAGGCCAGAGGCTTCTACGAAAAACTGGGCTACCGGGTCTACGGCGAGCTGGGCGACTATGCACATCGCCACACCCGCCATTACCTGGCTAAAAGCCTGTAA
- a CDS encoding helix-turn-helix transcriptional regulator produces the protein MGSSHKNNESYFKGLITMMEHLSEPWGIKDQLSRHLYMNRAAYLYTNTPLNFDVAGKYDHEFPADWADSAADFIEHDKMTEAARDRVTVIETHYWYGKDSLTPFISEKLPVYNDDKQVIGVIWNAKPMNSLSPLKYINQQKPSVLTTEVNNELFTRAELDVIFLMLQRFTVKEIAKIYNVSNKTIENRIYNIYQKANVHTQQQFEEYCKYANLDNYIPDRLITKGIQFI, from the coding sequence ATGGGGTCATCGCATAAAAATAATGAATCTTATTTTAAGGGCCTCATCACCATGATGGAGCACCTGAGCGAACCCTGGGGCATCAAAGACCAACTGTCCCGCCACCTCTATATGAACCGCGCCGCTTATCTCTATACCAATACGCCGCTGAATTTCGACGTCGCCGGCAAATATGACCACGAGTTCCCCGCCGACTGGGCCGACTCCGCCGCCGACTTTATCGAACATGACAAGATGACCGAAGCGGCGCGCGATCGGGTCACTGTCATAGAAACGCACTACTGGTACGGCAAAGACAGCCTGACGCCGTTTATCAGCGAAAAGCTGCCGGTGTACAACGATGACAAACAGGTGATTGGCGTGATCTGGAACGCCAAGCCGATGAACAGCCTGTCGCCGCTGAAATACATCAATCAGCAAAAACCCAGCGTGTTGACCACCGAAGTCAATAACGAGCTGTTCACCCGAGCCGAACTCGATGTCATTTTTCTTATGCTGCAACGATTTACAGTGAAAGAGATCGCCAAAATCTATAACGTCAGCAATAAGACCATCGAAAACCGCATTTATAACATTTACCAGAAGGCCAACGTGCATACTCAGCAGCAATTTGAAGAGTACTGCAAATACGCCAACCTGGATAACTACATTCCCGATCGCCTGATAACCAAAGGCATTCAGTTTATTTGA